In Synechococcus sp. CC9616, the following are encoded in one genomic region:
- a CDS encoding ABC transporter substrate-binding protein, whose translation MSLGRRLLGGLLALILISAGLAWSQLRAPEVVSILMAAPFADATAPLVERFNQEHRGRIRLSITRGPRDTESISDLAISSLLLGQPPYDALLMDVTWLPKYAEAGWLEPLDPWFDDSDLATLQDGANLGNSYEGKLYRWPLVADVGMLYWRTDLMASPPETPEELVSISRELQTTDQAKYGFVWQGRQYEGLSCDFVEVLEGFGGQWLDPSTGEPRLDSNAAIASATWLYELINSGISPKAVTNFAEPESLQAFKAGDAAFMRNWPYAYAELQKPDSAVRGRVAVTTMVSQSGEQPTATLGSWGLSLLNDSPHKSSAVEAIRYLTSEAAQRERFLNQGYTPTSAALFADPELVAVSPVLPDIGRALSVAVPRPPSPLYAQLSDVVQRSLSAVLTGEQSAEQGMKAAQSNSEVILQSAGGQA comes from the coding sequence ATGAGCTTGGGCCGACGCCTGCTCGGCGGCCTTTTGGCACTGATCCTGATTTCAGCAGGTCTTGCCTGGTCCCAGTTACGGGCCCCTGAAGTGGTCTCGATCCTGATGGCTGCCCCATTCGCCGATGCCACTGCACCGTTAGTTGAACGATTCAACCAAGAGCATCGCGGGCGGATCCGCCTCTCCATCACGCGGGGCCCCAGGGACACCGAATCCATCTCCGATCTGGCGATCAGCAGCCTGCTGCTGGGCCAGCCGCCCTACGACGCCCTGCTGATGGATGTCACCTGGCTGCCGAAATATGCCGAAGCGGGCTGGCTGGAACCCCTTGATCCCTGGTTCGACGACAGCGATCTAGCCACCCTTCAGGACGGCGCCAATCTGGGCAACAGCTACGAGGGCAAGCTGTATCGATGGCCCCTGGTTGCCGATGTGGGGATGCTCTACTGGCGTACCGATCTGATGGCGTCACCCCCCGAAACCCCGGAGGAGCTGGTGAGCATCAGTCGTGAACTCCAAACGACCGATCAGGCCAAGTACGGCTTCGTCTGGCAGGGCCGTCAATACGAAGGCCTCAGCTGCGATTTCGTTGAGGTGCTGGAGGGTTTCGGCGGACAGTGGCTGGATCCATCAACGGGGGAACCAAGGCTCGACAGCAACGCGGCGATCGCTTCTGCAACCTGGCTGTATGAGCTGATCAACAGCGGGATCAGCCCGAAGGCGGTGACCAATTTCGCTGAGCCGGAAAGCCTCCAGGCCTTCAAAGCTGGTGATGCCGCCTTCATGCGCAACTGGCCCTATGCCTACGCAGAACTTCAGAAGCCCGACAGTGCGGTTCGTGGACGCGTTGCTGTGACAACGATGGTGTCCCAGAGCGGCGAACAACCAACCGCCACGCTTGGCAGCTGGGGGCTGTCGCTTCTCAATGACTCCCCCCACAAGTCGTCCGCCGTTGAAGCGATCCGCTACCTCACCTCCGAAGCGGCCCAGCGTGAGCGCTTCCTCAACCAGGGCTATACGCCGACGTCGGCCGCGCTGTTCGCCGATCCTGAACTTGTGGCTGTCTCCCCCGTGCTGCCGGACATTGGCCGCGCCCTTTCGGTGGCTGTCCCCCGACCACCCTCTCCGCTCTATGCCCAGCTCAGCGATGTGGTGCAGAGATCCCTCAGTGCCGTGCTGACGGGGGAACAGTCCGCTGAGCAGGGCATGAAAGCGGCCCAGAGCAACAGTGAGGTGATCCTGCAATCCGCTGGAGGGCAGGCATGA
- a CDS encoding carbohydrate ABC transporter permease translates to MTQRRIWILLLLAWSLSPMLWQLISSFSSDEALISAGISVEQRWTLQHYRDLFMSDPPFWRYLINSTVVATETTLLTLLLALPAAYTLARLPAGWRRGSRLLITAAALFPYVLLFLALLEIARAFQLGNNLLALALPYAALSMPLALLLLSAAFEGLPNDLEDAAQLEGLTLIQRLRWVLIPLIAPASASTAILVFLFAWNEYPIALTWISEANLLTLPVAVARIAGSSIYSIPYGAYAAATVLGSIPLLMLVLIFQKQIVSGLTNGAIKG, encoded by the coding sequence ATGACGCAACGTCGAATCTGGATCCTGCTCCTGCTGGCGTGGTCCCTCTCCCCCATGCTCTGGCAGCTGATCAGCTCCTTCAGCAGTGATGAAGCCCTCATCTCAGCCGGGATCTCGGTTGAACAGCGCTGGACCCTGCAGCACTACAGAGACTTGTTTATGAGCGACCCTCCGTTCTGGAGGTATCTGATCAACAGCACGGTCGTGGCCACGGAGACCACGCTGCTCACCCTGCTGCTGGCCTTACCGGCCGCTTACACCCTTGCCCGTCTGCCTGCTGGATGGCGGCGCGGCAGCCGATTGCTGATCACGGCCGCTGCTCTATTTCCCTACGTCTTGCTCTTCCTGGCTCTGCTTGAAATCGCCAGGGCTTTTCAGCTCGGGAACAATCTTCTGGCCCTCGCTCTTCCCTACGCAGCCCTGTCGATGCCTCTGGCTCTGCTGTTGCTGAGTGCCGCGTTTGAGGGCTTGCCAAATGACCTTGAAGATGCGGCGCAACTGGAAGGCCTGACACTGATCCAGCGCTTGCGCTGGGTCTTGATTCCCTTGATCGCCCCAGCCTCGGCCAGCACCGCGATTCTGGTGTTTCTGTTCGCCTGGAATGAATACCCAATCGCGCTCACCTGGATCAGCGAGGCGAACCTGCTCACACTGCCGGTTGCAGTGGCGAGGATTGCCGGTTCGTCGATCTACTCCATCCCTTACGGGGCCTACGCCGCTGCCACAGTGCTGGGGTCCATTCCGCTGCTGATGCTTGTTCTGATCTTCCAGAAGCAGATCGTCTCCGGCCTGACCAATGGAGCGATCAAGGGATGA
- a CDS encoding DUF2499 domain-containing protein: MHVLSLGTWWIHIASVIEWCLAIVLLERRGLRGMALAMLPALVSAMAACTWHLFDNSEALRGLVVLQAGFTLVGNTTLAVAALQLKRQEAS, translated from the coding sequence GTGCACGTCCTGTCGCTGGGCACCTGGTGGATCCACATCGCCTCCGTGATCGAGTGGTGCCTGGCGATCGTGTTACTTGAGCGGCGCGGGCTGCGGGGAATGGCGCTGGCGATGCTTCCTGCCCTTGTTAGCGCCATGGCCGCCTGCACCTGGCATCTGTTTGACAACAGCGAAGCCCTGCGTGGGCTTGTGGTGCTTCAAGCCGGCTTCACCCTTGTCGGCAACACGACTCTGGCGGTCGCTGCACTGCAGCTGAAACGTCAGGAGGCCAGTTGA
- a CDS encoding DUF3593 domain-containing protein encodes MGFDLAAIDPAPLFALSLIPYLFFLYWARQCSSIPKAALLGFQLTLLFVVVTIAAAVIALRCCDAELVDIDVLHGGAEAFLTLGNAVLVWGLLRRKPEEVNNS; translated from the coding sequence ATGGGATTTGATCTCGCTGCAATTGATCCCGCACCACTGTTCGCCTTATCGCTGATTCCCTATCTGTTTTTCCTCTACTGGGCAAGACAGTGCAGCAGCATCCCGAAGGCAGCTCTGCTTGGGTTTCAACTGACTCTCCTGTTTGTGGTCGTGACCATTGCCGCTGCTGTGATCGCACTGCGCTGCTGCGATGCGGAACTTGTGGACATCGATGTCCTGCATGGAGGAGCGGAAGCGTTTCTCACCCTCGGCAATGCGGTTTTGGTGTGGGGACTGTTGCGACGCAAACCGGAAGAAGTGAACAACTCTTAA
- a CDS encoding PstS family phosphate ABC transporter substrate-binding protein, translating into MGSSPVLRPALAVTACLSTVIGLSAGISFASSTIKISGSSTVYPITQAAIKGFQSTSDGKNVQFALSETGSSAGLRQFCNGNIPLANASRPISSKELKRCSNNGIHFIELPIAFDAITVVVNPANNWANSMTVGELSRLWNKQAQDKVNTWNQVNLDYPASAIKLCGPGKQSGTFDVFNKTINGSKKNSRTDYFASEDDNDLVKFVASNKEALAYFGYSYYKNNTSRLKAVKIANSKGMPTSPSVKTVQNEKYQPLSRPLFLYVNDKQLRSNKAFRTFISYYLRNLAKLVKKSNYIPLPDSTYRLVDSKMYRHILGTSFGGDLPVGLTIGQAIDRSFDQHKTKDHR; encoded by the coding sequence ATGGGATCCAGCCCTGTGCTTCGTCCAGCACTCGCCGTCACAGCCTGCCTCAGCACTGTGATTGGACTGAGTGCCGGCATCAGCTTTGCCTCCAGCACGATCAAGATCAGTGGCTCCAGCACGGTTTATCCGATCACGCAGGCCGCGATCAAAGGTTTTCAGTCCACATCAGACGGCAAAAACGTCCAATTTGCCCTCAGTGAAACGGGATCCAGCGCAGGTCTGCGTCAGTTCTGCAACGGCAACATTCCGCTTGCGAACGCGTCCAGACCGATTTCCAGCAAAGAGCTGAAGCGTTGTTCAAACAATGGCATTCATTTCATCGAATTACCGATTGCATTTGATGCCATCACTGTGGTGGTGAATCCAGCCAACAATTGGGCCAATTCAATGACAGTCGGCGAGTTGTCGAGGCTGTGGAACAAACAAGCCCAGGACAAGGTGAACACATGGAATCAGGTTAATCTGGACTACCCGGCAAGCGCGATCAAGCTCTGCGGTCCTGGCAAACAGTCTGGAACATTCGATGTCTTCAACAAGACAATCAACGGATCAAAGAAAAACTCCCGAACAGATTACTTTGCCAGCGAAGATGACAACGACCTTGTAAAATTTGTGGCCTCTAACAAGGAAGCATTAGCATACTTTGGCTATTCCTATTACAAAAACAACACCTCTCGACTAAAAGCCGTCAAAATCGCCAACTCAAAAGGCATGCCTACCTCGCCTTCGGTGAAGACTGTTCAGAATGAAAAGTATCAACCATTATCCCGGCCGTTGTTTTTATACGTCAACGACAAACAACTACGAAGCAACAAAGCCTTCAGAACATTCATCTCCTACTACTTGCGAAATCTTGCAAAATTAGTCAAAAAAAGCAATTACATCCCTCTGCCTGATTCAACGTACCGGCTGGTGGATTCAAAGATGTATCGCCACATCCTTGGAACCTCCTTCGGAGGCGATCTTCCCGTCGGCCTGACCATTGGCCAAGCCATCGATCGCAGTTTTGACCAACACAAAACAAAAGATCACCGCTGA
- a CDS encoding ABC transporter ATP-binding protein — translation MTVELQGIGRRFGERWILQQLDLKVGQGECVALLGASGCGKSTALRLIAGLDQPDRGHLLIEGEPMDRVPARQRRIGMVFQSYALFPHLTVRGNLDLGLRLRGGPVQDRQQRIEAMLDVVQLRELAEQRPAQLSGGQRQRVALARALLRDPRVFLLDEPMSNLDAQLRDELRPELKRLILDGPQPVIYVTHDQVEAMALADRIAVMRHGRIEQIGTPQELYDTPSTTYVAQFIGRPPMNLINMDDNSVIGVRPEHLNLDDAGMDCRVLNREWHGASQQLLLDSQHGNLRMICDGGVSLGDSIRVSWPSQREHRFNASNGRRQ, via the coding sequence ATGACCGTTGAACTGCAGGGCATTGGACGACGTTTTGGCGAACGCTGGATCCTTCAACAACTCGATCTGAAAGTGGGACAAGGGGAGTGCGTCGCTCTCCTTGGTGCAAGCGGCTGCGGCAAAAGCACAGCACTGCGCCTGATCGCTGGACTGGATCAACCTGATCGCGGGCATCTGCTGATCGAAGGGGAACCCATGGATCGTGTTCCGGCACGACAGAGACGCATCGGCATGGTGTTTCAGAGCTATGCCCTGTTCCCCCATCTCACGGTTCGGGGCAACCTCGATCTCGGCCTAAGGCTGCGCGGCGGTCCGGTTCAGGACAGGCAGCAGCGGATCGAGGCCATGCTGGATGTGGTGCAGCTGCGTGAGCTGGCGGAACAACGACCGGCCCAGCTGTCCGGTGGCCAAAGACAGCGGGTGGCCTTGGCGAGGGCTCTGCTCAGGGACCCACGGGTGTTTCTGCTGGATGAACCGATGAGCAACCTCGATGCTCAGCTGCGCGACGAACTCAGGCCTGAACTGAAGCGATTGATCCTGGACGGACCTCAACCGGTCATCTACGTCACCCATGACCAGGTGGAAGCCATGGCGCTGGCCGATCGAATCGCTGTGATGCGACACGGCCGCATCGAGCAGATCGGAACACCACAGGAGCTCTACGACACGCCCTCCACGACCTACGTCGCTCAGTTCATTGGACGACCGCCCATGAACCTGATCAACATGGATGACAACAGCGTCATCGGCGTCCGACCGGAACACCTGAACCTTGATGACGCTGGCATGGACTGCCGCGTGCTCAACCGTGAATGGCATGGAGCCAGCCAGCAACTGTTACTGGACAGTCAGCACGGCAACCTGCGCATGATCTGCGATGGAGGAGTGAGCCTTGGGGACTCGATTCGTGTGAGCTGGCCGTCACAGCGTGAGCACCGATTCAACGCATCCAACGGTCGTCGACAGTGA
- the ggpS gene encoding glucosylglycerol-phosphate synthase: MDENEGGSSFIILYHRTPFDEGKDESGNRIWIDQKSPNGIIPTLRNLFRGSTDGTWIAWRRVDNPEQVEDERIKMENPSHFTLRRIPLHDKQISSFYHVTSKESFWPILHTFPTHFNVNNSDWSIFEEVNQRFADAACREASHGAIVWVHDYNLWLAPGFIRAQRPDLKIAFFHHTPFPSNDVFAILPWREQILESLLCCDVVGFHIPRYTENFARAASTLIGCERGPKRPVDSKFITVGTALSEATVTDWLQHNGRRIQLLSSPVGTSPDVIQQLSWSAPVENYGELIIQDTKKGRKLILSASRVDYTKGNEELLLAFERLLERRSDLHGEVVLMLACVAATSGMKIYEDTQRSIEEIAGRINGRFSQIDWVPIRFSTRRIPYEEMIAWFGHADVCWITPLRDGLNLVAKEYAAARKHRGGVLVLSEFTGASVVLEGAVLTNPYSNRRMDDAIESALAMSEEEQRERMGRMTDAVERYTVKDWADEQLAGFPLPVAP; this comes from the coding sequence ATGGACGAAAACGAAGGTGGCAGCTCATTCATCATTCTTTATCACCGAACCCCGTTTGACGAAGGTAAAGACGAATCAGGCAACCGTATTTGGATCGATCAAAAGAGCCCAAACGGCATTATTCCTACGCTCAGGAATTTATTTCGGGGCAGCACTGATGGAACTTGGATTGCTTGGCGTCGTGTTGACAACCCGGAGCAAGTTGAAGATGAACGCATCAAAATGGAGAATCCGTCTCATTTCACACTGAGGCGAATACCCCTGCACGATAAACAGATATCAAGCTTTTATCACGTCACGTCAAAGGAATCTTTCTGGCCAATCCTTCATACGTTCCCTACACATTTCAACGTCAATAACTCTGATTGGAGCATTTTCGAAGAGGTCAATCAACGCTTCGCTGATGCTGCCTGCCGTGAAGCATCACACGGAGCCATTGTTTGGGTGCATGACTACAACCTCTGGCTGGCCCCAGGGTTCATTCGTGCCCAACGGCCCGACCTCAAGATCGCTTTCTTCCATCACACGCCGTTTCCTAGCAACGACGTCTTCGCCATCCTTCCCTGGCGCGAACAGATTCTTGAAAGCCTTCTGTGCTGCGACGTCGTTGGTTTTCACATTCCGCGCTACACCGAGAATTTCGCCCGTGCGGCCAGCACACTGATCGGATGTGAGCGGGGACCAAAACGCCCTGTAGACAGCAAATTCATCACCGTTGGTACGGCGCTTTCGGAAGCCACGGTGACGGACTGGCTGCAGCACAACGGTCGTCGAATCCAGTTGCTCAGCTCGCCTGTGGGAACGTCCCCTGATGTGATCCAGCAACTCAGTTGGAGCGCTCCAGTTGAAAATTACGGTGAGCTGATTATTCAGGACACCAAAAAGGGTCGAAAACTGATCTTGTCCGCCAGCCGGGTGGATTACACCAAAGGCAACGAAGAGCTGTTGTTGGCTTTCGAACGGTTGCTGGAGCGGCGCAGCGACCTGCATGGAGAAGTGGTGCTGATGCTGGCCTGTGTCGCTGCAACAAGCGGCATGAAAATCTATGAGGACACCCAGAGATCGATCGAAGAAATCGCCGGCCGTATCAATGGTCGTTTCAGTCAGATCGACTGGGTGCCGATCCGTTTCTCAACCCGACGCATTCCGTATGAGGAGATGATCGCCTGGTTCGGTCACGCCGATGTGTGCTGGATCACCCCCCTGCGCGATGGCCTCAATCTCGTAGCCAAGGAATACGCTGCAGCGCGCAAGCATCGAGGCGGTGTTCTGGTGCTTTCCGAATTCACCGGTGCCTCCGTTGTCCTCGAAGGTGCCGTGCTGACCAATCCCTATTCCAATCGGCGAATGGATGATGCCATCGAATCAGCTCTGGCCATGTCCGAGGAAGAGCAGAGGGAACGCATGGGACGGATGACCGATGCGGTTGAGCGCTACACCGTGAAGGACTGGGCGGACGAGCAGCTCGCTGGCTTTCCGTTACCAGTGGCTCCATGA
- a CDS encoding peroxiredoxin produces the protein MRRRELFSRAALLLAALSIRPGESLALGGIVLNNGETVPDFVLPGSSQSEPDRDKWSLTGFKGRWLALYFYPRDFTGGCTLEARGFEALHGEYQAANAEIVGISADSVDDHESFCASENLSFPLLSDPDGTVSKAYGSWMAPYSLRHTFLIDPDGVLRQRWVAVRPSGHAREVLDSLMNLQNNTAV, from the coding sequence ATGCGCAGACGCGAACTGTTCAGCCGCGCTGCACTGCTGCTCGCCGCGCTCAGCATTCGGCCCGGCGAATCCCTGGCTCTTGGCGGCATTGTCCTGAACAACGGCGAAACTGTTCCGGATTTTGTCCTCCCGGGTTCGAGTCAGTCTGAGCCGGACCGCGACAAATGGTCCCTTACTGGATTCAAGGGACGTTGGCTAGCTCTGTATTTCTATCCAAGGGATTTCACCGGAGGTTGCACCCTCGAGGCTCGTGGCTTCGAGGCCTTGCACGGTGAGTACCAAGCTGCCAACGCTGAGATCGTCGGGATCAGCGCAGACAGCGTCGATGATCATGAATCCTTCTGCGCCAGCGAAAACCTGAGCTTCCCTCTGCTCTCCGACCCGGACGGAACTGTCAGCAAAGCCTATGGATCTTGGATGGCTCCTTATTCGCTACGCCACACCTTTTTGATCGACCCTGATGGTGTGTTGCGACAGCGCTGGGTAGCGGTTCGCCCCAGCGGCCATGCAAGGGAGGTGCTTGATTCGCTGATGAATCTCCAGAACAACACGGCTGTTTGA
- the rpmB gene encoding 50S ribosomal protein L28 has product MSRVCQLTGTRANNGMAVSHSHIRTKKLQQANLQQRRLWWAEGKRWVNLRVTTRALKTIQKKGLGPYAKSLGINLAKL; this is encoded by the coding sequence ATGTCCCGGGTGTGTCAGCTCACAGGTACTCGAGCCAACAACGGCATGGCCGTGAGCCATTCCCACATACGCACCAAAAAGCTGCAGCAAGCCAATCTCCAACAGAGAAGGCTCTGGTGGGCGGAAGGCAAGCGCTGGGTGAACCTACGGGTCACTACCCGAGCTCTGAAAACCATTCAAAAGAAGGGACTCGGCCCCTACGCCAAATCCCTCGGAATCAATCTGGCCAAACTCTGA
- a CDS encoding carbohydrate ABC transporter permease, whose amino-acid sequence MNALLILPALLLIAIVFGYPMIRYGWLSFHADSVLTGLIPVPNGGANWQRLLGDARFWQDTLQTGRFALISVGLELLLALAIALLLDQRWRGRGAVRALTLLPWALPTTMMALGWRWIFNTPYGPLEQLAKALGMPALNLLADPSWAWIATVTADVWKTTPFITLILLAGLQTIPADLFEAFRLEGGRPMQALRDITLPLLVPYILLSLLFRLAQAFGVFDLIQVLTGGGPAGSTESLALYAYLNAMRFLDFGYSATVMLGGFLLLTIFIVLAGLILRATRVINPVEP is encoded by the coding sequence ATGAATGCACTGCTGATCCTTCCGGCTCTGCTGCTCATCGCCATCGTGTTCGGCTATCCAATGATTCGCTATGGATGGCTGAGCTTCCACGCCGATTCCGTCCTCACCGGGTTGATCCCCGTGCCGAACGGAGGAGCCAACTGGCAGCGATTACTCGGGGATGCACGGTTCTGGCAGGACACGCTGCAGACGGGGCGTTTTGCGCTGATCTCCGTTGGTCTCGAACTGCTTCTGGCCCTGGCAATTGCCCTGCTTCTCGATCAGCGCTGGCGAGGGCGAGGTGCGGTACGCGCCCTCACCCTTCTGCCCTGGGCTCTTCCCACAACGATGATGGCCCTCGGCTGGCGCTGGATTTTCAATACCCCCTACGGACCGCTGGAACAGCTGGCCAAGGCGCTCGGGATGCCGGCTCTGAATCTGCTCGCTGATCCCAGCTGGGCATGGATTGCCACCGTCACGGCCGACGTTTGGAAAACAACCCCCTTCATCACACTCATCCTCCTGGCCGGATTGCAGACAATCCCCGCTGATCTGTTCGAGGCCTTTCGCCTGGAGGGAGGCCGACCCATGCAGGCTCTTCGGGACATCACCCTGCCATTACTGGTGCCCTACATCCTGCTCAGCCTTCTTTTTCGGCTGGCCCAGGCCTTCGGTGTCTTCGATCTGATCCAAGTGCTCACCGGAGGCGGACCGGCGGGCAGCACGGAAAGCCTGGCCCTCTATGCCTATCTGAATGCCATGCGTTTCCTCGATTTCGGATACAGCGCCACCGTGATGCTTGGTGGCTTCCTGCTGCTCACGATCTTCATCGTGCTGGCCGGTCTCATCCTCAGGGCAACACGGGTGATCAACCCGGTTGAACCATGA
- the csaB gene encoding polysaccharide pyruvyl transferase CsaB: MGVGITGTPDVLLCGYYGEDNLGDDALLQVLLQELPESVRPLITARDASAIQRLAPDASIVNRRSLRSVLRSISSVRALVLGGGSLLQDSTSVRSLVYYLLLIVVARLQGRTVILWGQGLGPLRRPISRLMVRLVLPFCSGASWRDARSLERARQWAPSLPMQMAPDPVWQLPCRAWIGGRALVLSWRPTSLLRDDNWRQLLQALAILACELDAPVRWLAFHQHQDASLLDSLAQRGLVPPDLLARSCTVVPDGLQAVVDTVQDARLVLPMRLHALILARLVCCPMAALSYDPKVSAAADMAGVPCTSLEDLPDQDGLLMQWRQAVDQPADPQVVEAIRSRASAHAELLKRML; encoded by the coding sequence ATGGGCGTCGGGATAACGGGAACTCCCGATGTGTTGCTCTGCGGTTACTACGGGGAGGACAACCTCGGCGATGACGCCTTGCTGCAGGTTCTGCTGCAGGAGCTGCCGGAGAGCGTCAGACCACTGATCACGGCGAGAGATGCGTCGGCCATTCAACGATTGGCGCCGGATGCGTCGATCGTGAACCGACGCTCACTGCGCTCGGTGCTTCGAAGCATCAGCAGCGTGAGGGCGCTTGTTCTGGGCGGGGGCAGCCTGCTGCAGGACAGCACCAGCGTCCGCAGCCTGGTGTATTACCTGTTGCTGATCGTGGTGGCACGTCTGCAGGGCCGCACTGTGATCCTCTGGGGACAGGGGCTCGGCCCGCTCAGGCGTCCCATCAGCCGTCTGATGGTGAGGCTTGTCCTGCCCTTCTGCAGTGGCGCATCGTGGCGGGATGCCCGTTCACTGGAGCGGGCGCGTCAGTGGGCTCCGTCGCTGCCGATGCAGATGGCTCCTGATCCCGTCTGGCAACTGCCATGCCGTGCCTGGATCGGGGGACGAGCTCTGGTCCTGAGCTGGAGACCCACGTCCCTGTTGCGGGACGACAACTGGCGGCAGTTGCTCCAGGCCCTGGCGATCCTGGCCTGCGAGTTGGATGCACCGGTTCGCTGGCTTGCGTTCCATCAGCATCAGGACGCCTCATTGCTGGACTCACTGGCGCAGCGGGGGTTGGTTCCTCCGGACCTTCTGGCTCGTAGCTGCACCGTGGTCCCTGATGGATTGCAGGCTGTGGTTGACACCGTTCAAGACGCCCGACTCGTGCTGCCGATGCGCCTTCACGCGCTCATCCTGGCCAGGTTGGTGTGCTGCCCCATGGCCGCTCTGAGTTACGACCCGAAGGTGTCGGCTGCGGCCGACATGGCGGGTGTGCCGTGCACCTCTCTGGAGGATCTCCCCGATCAGGACGGCTTGTTGATGCAGTGGCGGCAGGCTGTGGATCAGCCTGCTGATCCACAGGTCGTCGAAGCCATTCGAAGCAGGGCATCAGCCCATGCTGAATTGTTAAAGCGGATGCTCTGA
- the psaK gene encoding photosystem I reaction center subunit PsaK — protein sequence MLTPLFAIAPATLSWSPKVALVMIVCNVIAIGVGKATIKHPNEGAQLPNPAFFGGMGHAALLGTTSLGHIIGIGAIQGLAARGIL from the coding sequence ATGCTGACCCCCCTCTTTGCCATTGCTCCCGCAACTCTTTCCTGGTCTCCCAAAGTCGCCTTGGTGATGATCGTGTGCAACGTGATCGCCATCGGCGTCGGCAAGGCCACGATTAAGCATCCCAACGAAGGCGCTCAACTCCCCAATCCCGCTTTCTTTGGTGGTATGGGACACGCTGCCCTGCTGGGCACCACCAGCCTCGGACACATCATCGGCATCGGCGCCATCCAGGGCCTGGCTGCACGAGGAATTCTCTGA